The Lactuca sativa cultivar Salinas chromosome 2, Lsat_Salinas_v11, whole genome shotgun sequence genome includes a window with the following:
- the LOC111882079 gene encoding auxin-induced protein PCNT115, whose product MVIRGDPTYVRAACEASLQRLGVDCIDLYYQHRIDSRLPIEITMGELKKLVEEGKIKYIGLSEASASTIRRAHVVYPLTAIQLEWSLWSRDVEEEIIPTCRELGIGIVAYSPLGRGFLSSGPKLIEKLEDSDIRKVCWYLFVSPKVA is encoded by the exons ATGGTGATACGTGGAGATCCGACCTACGTAAGGGCTGCATGTGAAGCGAGCTTGCAGCGACTTGGTGTGGATTGCATTGATCTTTATTATCAGCACAGGATTGACAGTCGTTTGCCTATCGAAATCACG ATGGGAGAATTAAAGAAGCTAGTGGAAGAAGGAAAAATCAAATATATCGGATTATCGGAAGCATCAGCATCAACAATCAGAAGAGCTCATGTTGTGTACCCATTAACAGCCATACAACTAGAATGGTCGTTGTGGTCAAGAGATGTTGAAGAAGAAATCATTCCTACTTGCAG AGAACTTGGGATCGGAATTGTTGCATACAGTCCCCTTGGACGGGGTTTCCTCTCATCTGGCCCGAAGTTGATTGAGAAGTTGGAAGATAGTGACATCCGTAAGGTTTGTTGGTATCTCTTTGTTTCCCCCAAAGTGGCATAA